Part of the Falco naumanni isolate bFalNau1 chromosome 3, bFalNau1.pat, whole genome shotgun sequence genome is shown below.
aaagacatttttaaagcaaaacaaggagcAAGGAGGGggaaatccagaaaaaaaacccaaaaacactgaggaaaaaaatccagttaagTGCAATACCTATAGCATTTATTTTGAGATTACTTACTTTGTCCAGTTTTTACAGGAGCCACTGGGCTGATCGTTAAAAGTTCCGTAGGGGCAAGCCTGGCAACCTTCGATAGACAAGGATGGGTAAACGTGTAGGAGATGAGCGTTTAAAACAGCGCGTGAAACATAATTTTTGCCTGCTTGTACAAGGCCTGTGCCCCCCGCTCACAGAACTGCTGTTCCTTAAGCGGCTCTGAGCGGGCAAGGCCAGTGTCCCCCCATCACCCGCGCAGTGCTGGGGTACAGCTCCGCGGGCTTTGGCACAGGCGCCACCAACCCCGGTTAACGTTAGTTCCCGGGTCGGTTCTGTGCACGCTGGCGGCAAACGAGCCGTCGAGCAAagcgcggcggggctgggggcgggggccggcggggctgcccccgGGTCCGCTCCCGTCCCGCACACGCCGCTCAGCACCAGCCTCTCCCCCGCCAGGCCCGGAGCCCGGTCGCTTGCGCGGCGCCGGCGGGGGGGCCGCCCTTACCGCTCCCGCCGCTCTCCCTGCCCGCGCCGCAGCCCGGGTCGCAGCGGGCGCAGCCGGCGCCGCCGCAGCGGTAGCCCTCCTGGCAGGTGCACTCCGCGTCGCTGGTGGAGGAACAttcctttaaatactggaacCGTCCTGGAGGGTGGGAACGAGCCGCAGGTCACCGGGGCGCGCCCCGGGGCtcccgcgccggccccgccgcggccacAACCCCGCAGGCGCGACGGCGGCTCCGCAcccgccccgtcccgtcccgccaCAGCGGCGCACGACCCGCCACCGCCGGGAGGCAGCCGGGGGGCCGCgcaccggccccgccgccgtCGCCCGGTACCTTCGCACTTCCGACAGAGCGTGCAGCCGCGCTGTCCCGCCACGCTGGAGAAGGTGCCGGCCGGGCACTGCCGGCAGCCCGCGgcccgcccgcagcccgccGCGCCCACCGCGTAGGTACCTGCGGGCCGAGACACGGGGTGGCTGCGACGGGGCCGCTACcggcacccccccccccgggcccggcccggcccggcccggccctcacccgcggggcaggcggcggcgcagggcagcgcggcggcggtCCCCGGGCTCAGCGCCAGCGCCAGCAGCGCGGCGGGCAGCAGCGCTGGGCCCATGGGTCGGTGCgtggcggcgcggcccggccgaGTGCGCGTGGGGCTGCGGGCACCGGCCCTTAGGGGCCGCCCCCGGGGCCCCGCTGCGTCagcccgggggcggcggggaaaccccgcggcccggcggggcttTCCGGTCCTTTGCACCGCCCCGCCGCGAcccccggcgctgccgggcagcgcccgccgcccgctcaTCGCTGCCGGGCAGCGCCCGCCGCTCCCCACCGGGGCTGCCCGGTGAGTCCCGCGCGGAatccccgcggcggggcgggggggtgcggggggcaCCGGCTGGAGCCGGGGGGGCAGCCCGTACCGGCTTGCCTGCAAACGGCCCGACCCCGGGGCCGCCTCGCAGACCGACGGGGGCTCCCACCACCCGGCCCCTGCGGCTCCCGCACCGCCGCGATAACGGGAGCACGGGAGGCGCATCCCGAATGCGTGGCAGTTGGGGAcgcgggggcagccccggcaggGCAGTGCCTGGACCAGCCCGGGAAAGCTCCCGCGCTCCTCCGGTGCCCCGTGTTTTGCTGACTGGCTGCATGCCCAGCACAAATGAACtccaaatcaaatataagaagaaatgcagtttattatgGTACAGTATCATAAAGGAAAATACCGTTTGAtgtgataaaaggaaacagtactagTTCCTGTGCACAGTATGATAAAAGAGCGATAGGAGCAAAGCATCAGTTCATTACTGCGAAGCATCACAGAGAGTAAGAAAAGGAGACCTCACCGATTGCCACCTTGATGGCACCCAGGCCCACCCTGCGGCTGGAAGCTCCGTTGCAGCTGGTGCCAGGAGTCTCTTGGGAACTGGGAAAATTCTTTCACGGTGCATCCGTCCACAGGTGAGGCTCCTGGCGCAGTCCCCTGAGCTTGCCCACTTTTATACTtggtgaaaagcaaaaatagtttATGCACCTAGTGTATGTCAAGTTTTAAGTCTAGGCTAAGCGCAGGCACGCACTGTAAGGCTCACACAGGCCAGGGACGGCGGCCAGATGACGGAGAGCCACAGAGTTACTGTCACAACAGAGTCACACATGATATTTATTGTCCGGATGGTCCCGCTTACATCTTCCTTGTTTGAGGGGTTCAGGACAAACCCCACCTGCTCATTCaagttgtccttgagctccctGTCCAAGTTACGTGATTCCTAAGACAAAGACTTTTTGATAAACAGTAAGCAATGGAATTTTCACCACGacctgggctggagctgctctgccagagTTCTGATGGCCCAGTGCCTGGGCCAGGGGCTAcctgcagccctgggccccTCGGGCTTCTTCGTCTGTCCCCCAAACCACGGGCACTTCTCCCTAAAACCAGGGGAAGCCCTATCCCGGAGCTGGGGGATGCTccgggctggggggctgcaggcaggacgGGGGACGAGCAGCACTCGGTTCAGTTCTGTAGGTGCGGGAGCTGCCCGAGGGTCAGCGTGGTTTCAAGGTACCTGAAGGTGCTTAATTACCTGGCTGGTAATTaggcaccacgcagccgctcgctcactctccccttcacccagagggatgCGGAGGGCACtcggaaaggaatgtgaaactgGAGggttaagaacaatttaacaactgaaatagaACAAGAATGGAAGAACAGTAATAGTGttgatgacaataacagttataatgaaaagagggaggggagggtAAAATCCACGGAGaagggggggaagaaaacaagcGATGCACGGTGCAGCGGCCCAGCCCCGCTGAGCCCCAGCCCGGCGCCCCGGCCAACCCACACCCGCCCCCCGTTTATATACCGAGCGTGACGCCCCGTGGCCAGCCGGGCTCAGCGGTCCCGCCcgtgcctccccctccccgtgtcccccggcgcggcccggcggaCCGGAGCGCCCCGGGCCGGTACGACCACCGGACCCGCCGGCGCGCTGCCAGCGCCTCTCCCCCCAGAGCCAACGCGCGGCCCCACACCAGCTACGAAGGCCATCAGCCCCCCTCCCAGCCGAAaccgggccgggccccggccccgcggccgcgcTGCTGCCCGGGGCCGCGCTCCGAGCCAGCCCGAGGCACCGGCGCGctgcgggggccgggcgggcggcggcgtCACGGCGGCGGGAAGGCGGAGCCGCCCGGGGCCGCCCAGAGCCGCCTGCGCCTCGGCCGAGGTGAgtcgccgccgccgctccggccGCCCGCGCgggccgccccgcagcccggctCCGGCCGAAGGGTCCCCGGGGACGGCGGACGGGCGCGGGGGCGACGGGGCCGCGGGCCGGCCGGGGGGGGCGCCCCCTCAcagcggcgggcggggcggggcggggcgggaagGCCGCGCGTCTCCGGCGGCCTGTGCTGCTGCGGCCGGGGCCCTGCCCGCGGGCCTGCGCCTCTGCCCTGcgcccccggggctggggccctgtgcccccctgccctgacCCCCCGCGGCCTGGGCTCTGCCCGCGGCCCGGCGCCTCTGCCCTGCGCCTCTGCCCTGcgcccccggggctggggcccTGGCCGCGGCCcgctgcccccgctgcccccgctgccccctcTGCCCTGTGCCGCCGCGGCCAGGGGCTCTGCCCACCCCGTGCCGCTGGGGCCGCTGGGTTCCACGCTGCGCCAAATGGCGCCGTGGCCTCCTCTAAACCCAGCAGTGTGCAGGGCCCCGGCCGCCATCCAGGCTGGCTGAGCTGATGGCCCTTAACATGACCCTGGCCGCTCGTAGCTGGCTGCTTCGTCAGGGcgctgtgatttttttaaagccagttttCTTAGAACTTCTGATTCAGAAATGTGCATGTACCCACGTAAGAGGATACGTTTAGCTCAGAGGTTTGAGACAGCCTGTGCATATGCTGGCACCAAGAGGCAAGTGGAAGCCGTATTTACTGTGCGTAGATAGCGTGTCAAAAAGTGGCTGTTACGTCTGTGTAACTTGGTTCAGCCTTCTCGGAAAACAGCCTGACCCTGTCAGCATTTACAGCGTGACAGCTATTTACATGGGCACCCACATAAAGAACCGTTCTAACGCTGAAGAATTTGTCAGTGTTACAGTAAATGTCTTAAGGACAGTAGTGAGACACTGcattttggaaagagaaaagcttcCAGGACCAGGTGCCTGTTTGCATCTAAAGAACTAATGAGAGAGAGGGATACAAACTATGAGCTAAAGTATTTTTCtacaatgaaaagcaaatacagtatttctgcattGTGGCTATTCAGGTAGTGTGTTGCTAGTTTGTCAAATTCATAcgaaaattaattttgcagaatCAACAGATACCTTCAAGATGAATTATTAAGAAGTTTCAGGTTGTCCTGAAGTTACACGTAATACCTATGATTTAAGTGTACTTCTTCACTTGGCCCTGTGTTGACAGTACATCAAGCTGCCCATGCTGAATTAGTCCGCTTGGGCTGATTCTGCATGCCGCAGGACCTTCTACTGTGTGTTACTGCATTCTAGAAAGAGCATCTTTCTAAATGAGGCTAACAGCAGGGAGTGAACCTGAAAACAGGTGAAGTTGAAGCAGGATGAGGGGATGGTTTTCGTTTGTGTAGGCAACTAAACATGGATCTCATTTTATGAGGAGTTCCCAGGTGCTACGTGCATTTCTGGATGGAAAGGCCctacacagggaaaaaaatccctttcttcaTAGAGTGGATGACCTGTGAAATGCCTTCTCACAACACAGATGCTCTCACAGGCACCTGTCAGACCACTATGAGTTAGCGTGTATTTTACGTGATGTAGTTGAAATTACTTTAACCTTCAAGTGGAAATTTGGCCATTCATCTTAACTTGAATttagaacacacacacacaccaaaaaaaaaaaaaaaaaaaaaaaaagccttgagCCTAGTTTGTTCCATTGCTAAATTCTGTGGTCTGCTCCCCCGTCACACATGTGCACAGACGTTTCTCCCCCACAACATGATGACATACCCAGCAAATCTATTGCTGAGGTTTTGCAGGGGCACTGGGCAAGTCACTCTAAGTCACGGGAAACTCTTCATGAAGCCTGCCGTGTGGAAACTAAATACCAGGTGTGAGGTCAAAGCTCATGCAAGCCCTTTTTACAAATACTGGCCTGGGTAGGAGAGGTGTCAGTAGTCTGGGTATGAGCGAGGGTGTGCAAATTGAAAGCAACATGCCACCCACCTTGAACCCTTCTCTGTGGCAGACTTGCATCATGTAAAGTCTTGGTTAGGCCAGGCTGCTTGCTTCCCTTGCTGGTGCTGATGTGCTTGTGCCTCCCACTGCACAAATATCTTAATCCCTTAATATCATAGTGCATTCTttgtaaaaagctttttagtTAAGTGGGACTGCTGTGAATATTTATTAAAGCTCGTGGAACCATTTTGAGAAGGCTTAAATGAAAGATAATGCAAATGACTCACTGTTAAACTTCAGCATTAGGAAGGATTTGTATCGGGGGGTTGCCTTCTAACCACATTGTCTCTTTCTGCCCACCTCAGCCCATCCCTTCACGACCATCTCACCTAATAGCAACCCCTCAAAAGTATGGCCTCGAAAAGAGCATTGGTCATTCTAGCAAAAGGGGCAGAGGAAATGGAAACTGTAATCCCCACTGATGTTATGAGAAGAGCTGGGGTGAGTATACAGACaatgaaaaatccttttgtGGGTGTTTGGTCAAGGGAAAGTCTTTGCCTCCAGTTGGTGTTCGTTGCTAGGAGTTCAAGGTGCAGTCTGTCATGTGAGGTGAAAACTTACTTTTGCCTTCGTACTGGTTAGCAAATGTTTGTGCCAGGCCCCAAATAAGCATGCGTGACAACTGAATTGGGGGCAATagataacttttaaaaataggagCCTGATGTAGACTAGAGCAGAGGTTTCAAGCAAATCTTAGCATGTCAGAAAACATGGCTACTCCCATGCATAGTAACAAGAAGTGATGTTTTTGTAGGGATCTGAACAGCTCAGTATGTTACAGCTTGTGACATTATTTAGCTTTTCTTCAGCACCTTTTAAGATTCTGTTATTAACTAGAATTCTTTCTGGTGGTATTCCTCATGCTGTTTGTTACTTTTGCAGCTGTAGTGGTACACATTGTTATCATCTGATTAGGtgtgaaaataagattttaaataaatgcatcaaCTTCATGTGTATAGAAATGGCTAAAACAAAAATGACCTTCTCCCACCACCTTTGTCATTCCATTAATGTACTCCCCATTTTGCCTGCCATAAGAAACAGAAGCTTGTCTGCTTATTTAGTGAATGCGAGCTGTGCCATGCACATCTATGGTATTGTGACCGGGCATCTAAAAGtcaagggagaaaacagaaaccaTAAGTGGGTTTGATAATGGCTTGAGCCTGCAGAGGGACTTTTAATTCATTATCAGATCTCCTTAGTCTGGCTCTCCTGGgttgtattgttttcttttgtttaaaacctgTGGGATCAGATATTCTCTAAATGTCCTGTTCAAAAAGTTGAACTGTTAGAGGTAAATTTGTTGATTTCCAGATATCACTGCTTACCTTGTGTGTTTGGACTTAATCATGGTTTGGGGAAGCTGAAGTGTTCCGTTCTGAACAGCTTTCAGCATTGCTTCGCTCATTCTGTGTACTACTTAAGAACaaacatagaagaaaaatgccCTACATTCTTGACTTGTAATGATACGTGTATTCTTCCGTTAGATCAAGGTGACTGTTGCAGGCCTAACAGGAAAAGAACCAGTGCAGTGCAGTCGAGATGTTTTCATTTGTCCTGATGCCAGTCTTGAAGATGCCAGAAAAGAGGTTGGTCGTCACCCTGATCTGATATAATGGCCGACATAGCTTTTCTCACCGTTTCAGAGGTGAATTTGGGAAGCTTATGCGTTACATTTAGAAATAGGTTGCATGTTATGTTGGCTCTGTGCAGTAGTGAATCACAGAACTGCACCGCCTGCAGTGCTCCTCTTCAGTCTTGTCCCGCTTCATAGCGTGCTAGGATCAGACAGATTTCTTAATTCTGTACAGGTAtttgtttttgcaaaacatGAAATGTAGAGCTTTAGTTTGTGCATTAGTTGGCCCAGCAAAACACCATGAGCTGGAACAACTGAAAAGCTGCGGTGGGAAGCTAAACAATGCTATGGTTAGACCTGTACAGTGAGGTTGGAGCAAAACCACTTGTCCTTTCAGCAAACAATTGGCAGCTCTTGCACTGTAACTCTTAATGCACTAGGCTTAAAAGTTCCGTGACAGACTTTATCAGCAATAGGCTCTCTCTGGAAtaggaaacagtatttttttccttaactggCACTGGTTGTGTGATGGTAAAGTGTTGTTTAGTGGAAGAAAAGGTAGATCCCTTTGCTTCTCACTCGACtcagtgtcatggtttaaccccagccagtaattaagcaccacgcagcccctttttttttaatctcactCCCCCCTTACCCGGGGGAGGTGGAtaggagaatcagaaaggaatgtaaaactcgagggttggggtaagaacagtttaacaattgagataaaataaaaacagaagtacaATAATaactgcggcgaatgaagagacgggacgcagcttgatgcaagcaaatgtcaatttattgtacagaagcacgaggttttatagactttcagaagctgcgcgttttaaactaattggttcttgaagctaagccttgcatactaggcaatccctcattggtggttaactgccatcaattaactgcaaggtgttatctttccttggcgccatccgtctcccactcccctgtgctctgtaaacatgcctcatcatgttaattgttgtgtctattcacactcctcgtcctcccagggttcgtgacctacaagctcgagcacattcccctcagctaactgattgccatgcatggtcctagtttgcagaccgctcctgcatctcccccttcctgttgcacaaaaagaacctttgaaaccgaacgagtaaaaacaaggtataagtaatagaacaaataaaaaagcaactaagacatattgtcagtgtcaaaataacccactgtctctgttccgtacaattttacaattttcccttttttgtttttgcacagctagtaccaggtttgccatgttctgcagggcccttgcaaacatgacagcaaccaaggtaatagcaaacaaacaatactgccaattgattgaatgaatgccaaaaaggctgaaattttctcagattttgataacatgttgctgcaatggggcgcctaaaatccacgcagcgcataccatcaaaatcctcacagccatatccttgaaccaacaacaaaaagcagtggcaattttgactcgcattcttaactgcctaccaaacaaggtgatttaactctaatgctttccctgctgttactccggataagagaagaaccactgcaatacgttcccatcatagcctcctactacattagcatctacaaaaagacaattatcgacactcaaagtgtaaacaatatcatcttcttttggattaacattatacataggtggaaaggcacaccaaacaagaactggttcagtcaaaaagttcgaaacatagcatgcctcctctgaacatacctctggggtcattcccttcattccctctcttttttatgcaaagagaaaaacttttaccgtaacaaagaagcccctatttacatctctgagcccgga
Proteins encoded:
- the TNFRSF9 gene encoding tumor necrosis factor receptor superfamily member 9, which produces MGPALLPAALLALALSPGTAAALPCAAACPAGTYAVGAAGCGRAAGCRQCPAGTFSSVAGQRGCTLCRKCEGRFQYLKECSSTSDAECTCQEGYRCGGAGCARCDPGCGAGRESGGSGCQACPYGTFNDQPSGSCKNWTKCSANEVLVPGTAEKDVICKHSSDNPTSVTTLPTTPPAIPFSIPVPGKDIQMDMLRISLAVAGLLCVVFLLPLCVCFSIWQKKKLHAIFKKMHTTPEQSMQEDDACSCRFPEEEQGEYQDHGKSTECRDLLVN